Within the Salvia hispanica cultivar TCC Black 2014 chromosome 4, UniMelb_Shisp_WGS_1.0, whole genome shotgun sequence genome, the region TGGCTTTAATATGTCTAATCTTATCTCAGGAATTTATGAGGCTCTTGAACTGAGGGATGGAGGATCCGACTACCTTGGCAAGGGTGTCTCAAAGGTCAGTGTTTGCTGTTTGTATGATAGATGTGTGTTACATGAGAAATCTGATTGCAATTTGGCCTTTTTAATGCTTCTTTTGTGTTTTGATAGGCTGTAAACAATGTCAACAGTATCATTGCACCAGCGCTTGTTGGGAAGGTTAGTTTTCCTTGATTCATTACAGGACAAAACTTCTCGTGAATTTAGTGGCATTACTGAACTGATTGTGATTCCTTTCTTCTATTTTCAGGACCCAACTGATCAGACTGCCATTGATAATTTCATGGTTCACCAACTTGATGGAACCCAGAATGAGTGGGGCTGGTGCAAGCAAAAGGTATCTTAGCtatccatttatttattggttttTTGTCGTTCTTTTGaatcatatattaattgagagataaaactatttttctgAAGCTTGGAGCAAATGCTATTCTTGCTGTGTCCCTCGCTGTCTGCAAAGCTGGAGCAGCTGTCCTCAATATCCCTCTGTACAAGGTATGTGGGATACCAACTCTCGTTTACGTTGatatttgaatcatttcatttttggattgAGTTGTCTTTTCCACTCTATGTTTCTATCAAGACCATACTGCTGCATCTTtgtattgttttgtttgactTATCAACATTTACCAATTTGTTTGTTGCTGAATATGATTTCTAGTATTATTATGTTGTCTATTTGATGAAATAGCTGATATGATTACTCTTTCTGCAATCAGCACATTGCCAACCTAGCTGGTAACAAGAACATGGTTCTCCCTGTGCCTGCTTTCAATGTCATCAATGGTGGATCACACGCTGGCAACAAACTTGCCATGCAGGTATGTCTATGATGCAAGTTTGTTTGAATGGTCTTACTGCCGAAATGAAATTCTGTCTCAATCGAAATAAACTTTTTTACCTGCAGGAGTTCATGATTCTTCCTATTGGAGCTTCTTCCTTCAAGGAGGCCATGAAGATGGGTGTGGAAGTCTACCACCATTTGAAGGCAAGTTATATATCTTGGTCTTTTGTAACAATGCTTGTGCAACCCATTCAGCCCTGCTGATCAATATCTGGAGCTATTTCCAGTTTTAAAGTTTAATGGCTCTCTGTCTCTGACTGCCTTGTTAGGAAGATCTAGTATAGCAATTACACTTTTGCTCTTCATTGCATGTAGATGTTTTGAGTCACCATATGTCTAAAATGAAGTTGTTTGTTTTTGAAACTTAATCTTCTCGTTGAAATTTCATGTTGTTCCTACAATTGCAATGTCAACAACCTGTTCTGGCTTATAATATCTGATCTGAATATTAATTTCAGGCtgttattaaaaagaaatatggacAGGATGCCACTAATGTTGGTGATGAGGGTGGTTTTGCTCCCAACATTCAGGTATTGTATACTTTGGGTGGCATTTTTTCTCCTTGTGTGATAGAATAATTTCCTTTCCAACATTACTGCTCTTTACAGGAGAACAAGGAGGGTCTTGAACTGCTAAAAACAGCTATTGCCAAAGCAGGTTATACTGATCAAGTGAGTTCGTATTTCTGCATTGCCCACTCCTGTACTGTGTTTCTTCTTTTAGAGGCATTTACCTGCTAAATAGTATTGAGGTTGCAATTGTTACTTCTTCCTAGGTTGTTATTGGAATGGACGTTGCTGCATCTGAATTTTATGGCGAAGACAAAACTTACGACTTGAACTTCAAGGAAGAGGCAAGTTATAACTCCCCTGTGTGTTCACTGTCTTGCGTGAGACGTGTTACCCCATATGTCTGTAGCTTTTCGTTTCTCACATCCATGGTTTTGTCCCTGCAGAACAATAATGGGAAAGATAAGATATCCGGTGACCAACTCAAGGATCTCTACAAGTCATTTGTGGCCGAGTACCCTATTGTGTCTATTGAAGATCCTTTTGACCAGGATGACTGGGAGCATTACGGAAAAATGACTGCTGAATGCGGAACTCAAGTGCAGATTGTGGGAGACGATCTCCTTGTCACCAACCCCAAGGTGATTGGCAATCTGATTTGTAGTTTATGTAGCATTTTGCTGCTGGTTCAAGGAATTCATgagaatttgaatttcaaattcttaCTTTGTGGGTTATTAACATCTGCAGAGAGTTGAGAAGGCAATCAAGGAGAAGAGTTGTAATGCCCTTCTTCTCAAGGTATGGCTACATTTTCTGCAAATCATCCAATCATAATgatcctttttttctttatagttgTAGCAAATTTTTCATCTTGTTTGATTGACAGGTTAACCAAATTGGATCTGTGACTGAGAGTATTGAAGCTGTAAAAATGTCGAAGCAAGCTGGATGGGGTGTGATGGCCAGCCACCGCAGGTATGATATATTGGGCGATTCAATGTATTGTGGTCAAAATCTTATTAAACCTCGTAGATactgaaaattttcattctcaATGCAGTGGAGAAACCGAAGACACTTTCATTGCTGATCTATCAGTTGGATTGTCCACGGTAATCCTTGTTTTAAACATTGTACAGCTGTATCGACCTCCACTGTAATATACACGTGCTGAAATCTATTATCTCGCTTCGTCTGTCAGGGCCAAATTAAGACTGGAGCTCCTTGCAGATCAGAACGCCTTGCAAAATACAACCAGGCAAGTATCACATTATTCTTAACCTCGAATTTCTTACTTGCTTTTTCTGGTTTTCTTATCCGgtcaaataaacaaattgttATCTTGGGTGCAGCTGCTGAGGATTGAGGAGGAGCTTGGTTCAGAAGCAGTGTACGCAGGAGCCAGCTTCCGCACTCCTGTTGCTCCCTATTAGACACTTATGGTTCGATGGAGTGGAAGATTGACTGCCGACTATGTTTTTGGGATATTTAAGACCGTTTGAATAATTGAAATCTTTGGTTTTAGACCTTTAGTGAGTCTTGAACTTGAAACTTTTCACAGGCTGAGGTTGAGCATGTATAATCTCATTTTGAAAATGCAAATGTTTTTAATCTTGCAAGCTAAACTTCCATTGTTCTTGGGTTTGTTTATTGGCTGTTGGTGTGCTAATGAAGATTGAGTTTGTTTTTCCTTAAGCGTGTAAATTTGATTTGTGTGCATTGATAGCGTATTTTGCGTTTTCCTTCGTTTGCTGCAATTAATGATAATCGAGCAACGGGAAGACATTGTGGCGTGAGCGTTCCCATGAGCTGTGGGTAGACGTTGTGGTTGCTCTAATAAAACGCTGAAGAACTTTTAACAATTTTGGCAGTCCATTAATTTACATTTCAGTGATTTTTGAATCACAAGATTATAATGGAATCACGGATAAATgctttctgaataataaagtGATGCGCGCCAATGGGTACGTTAAGTCTCTATGTGGGTAAACGAAAAATGGGAAGATGGAATAAGGGCATCCACGATCATATACTTTTGTGAGCCGTTTTTAGTCACAATCCAATTTTTGTCTCTGCAACATCACTATGTCCAAGTATTTCAATTTCGAAATACAGAGTACTCGTATCCATCCGCaatttatttcactaattttatcatttttaattatatttttataatctaATGCTAATAAAGTTGCaactaaattgaaaataacatatcaatttgattgaaaaacaCTAGTAGTTGTTTAAAACTGATACATCAAACTTTAATTGTTATGAATCCAAATTTATTCAATCAGGTCTTGTTGGAGTTGGATGTGATTTTGTTCCTCGCACGCATTGAAGCCCGTTAATGCAAGTAATCACAGTATTGGGGCCATGAAACGGGTTATATAGCGAGCTACTCCCGAGGTAGAATTACTTTCATTGTCGCCCCAATCAGATACACTTTCCACTTCGTCATTGA harbors:
- the LOC125222716 gene encoding enolase; this translates as MATITSIKARQIFDSRGNPTVEVDVHISNGVFARAAVPSGASTGIYEALELRDGGSDYLGKGVSKAVNNVNSIIAPALVGKDPTDQTAIDNFMVHQLDGTQNEWGWCKQKLGANAILAVSLAVCKAGAAVLNIPLYKHIANLAGNKNMVLPVPAFNVINGGSHAGNKLAMQEFMILPIGASSFKEAMKMGVEVYHHLKAVIKKKYGQDATNVGDEGGFAPNIQENKEGLELLKTAIAKAGYTDQVVIGMDVAASEFYGEDKTYDLNFKEENNNGKDKISGDQLKDLYKSFVAEYPIVSIEDPFDQDDWEHYGKMTAECGTQVQIVGDDLLVTNPKRVEKAIKEKSCNALLLKVNQIGSVTESIEAVKMSKQAGWGVMASHRSGETEDTFIADLSVGLSTGQIKTGAPCRSERLAKYNQLLRIEEELGSEAVYAGASFRTPVAPY